In Armatimonadota bacterium, a single genomic region encodes these proteins:
- a CDS encoding TolC family protein, producing MTLTGLSMALGVLFAPADTLTIEQAILIAAQNSFAIKNADATVRSNEQKVKEAKGATGPRIATNYNYVRFGQPQRGNLGGQEITFVPIDTNTWTSQLTMPIDIVGFWNKNKKGAEAGVEASRNTRTAAENDLRQAVRKAYLQALRTKNLVKVAQQGQVSIQAQVEVAEKKLREGAIARIDLERLKAQKASADSDVLNATNNYEVAKQVLNLQLARPIETEFEVTDVKAPGRPETGLEKLVNLGQQTRPEVFSFSNTVKALDAAKTLAGQGLLPSLNLAIQNQQALDPEGFNPVREVNTTSLALSIPIFDSGVARAKKAQTEEQIYQTTQQLAQIRLGISQEVRTSLTTMENALARKTAATEQLRLATEVARIARVRRDAGEGTVLEIIDAETTLVNARNALINAEFDFYAAHADLQHAIGADDIDAALRAYEASLTKGAKKKK from the coding sequence ATGACATTGACAGGACTAAGCATGGCTCTCGGAGTGCTGTTTGCACCCGCAGATACGCTGACTATTGAACAGGCGATTCTGATCGCGGCGCAAAACTCGTTCGCCATCAAGAACGCAGACGCGACCGTGCGAAGCAACGAGCAGAAGGTTAAGGAAGCTAAGGGTGCGACTGGGCCAAGGATCGCGACGAACTACAATTACGTTCGATTTGGGCAGCCACAGCGCGGAAATCTGGGCGGCCAGGAGATTACGTTTGTTCCTATCGACACCAACACCTGGACCTCGCAGTTAACGATGCCAATCGACATCGTTGGGTTCTGGAACAAGAACAAGAAGGGCGCCGAAGCGGGAGTTGAGGCATCGCGAAACACCAGAACGGCTGCAGAGAATGATCTTCGCCAGGCGGTCCGAAAGGCTTACCTTCAGGCACTGCGAACCAAGAATCTGGTCAAGGTGGCCCAGCAGGGACAAGTCAGCATCCAAGCTCAAGTTGAAGTTGCAGAGAAGAAGCTCCGAGAAGGCGCGATTGCCAGAATCGACCTCGAGCGGCTGAAAGCTCAGAAGGCGTCGGCAGATTCGGACGTGCTCAATGCAACCAATAACTACGAAGTCGCAAAGCAAGTTTTGAATCTTCAACTGGCTAGACCGATCGAAACCGAATTTGAAGTTACCGACGTCAAAGCCCCAGGAAGGCCCGAGACTGGCCTAGAGAAACTAGTGAATCTTGGACAGCAAACCAGGCCAGAAGTCTTCTCGTTTAGCAACACTGTCAAGGCTCTGGATGCGGCAAAGACACTCGCGGGTCAGGGACTTCTGCCGAGCTTAAACTTGGCTATCCAGAATCAACAAGCGCTCGACCCGGAAGGGTTTAACCCAGTTCGCGAAGTCAACACCACATCGCTTGCTCTTTCGATCCCAATTTTCGACTCAGGAGTTGCTCGGGCCAAGAAGGCTCAGACCGAAGAGCAAATCTATCAGACGACCCAGCAACTTGCTCAGATCCGTCTTGGGATCTCTCAGGAAGTGAGGACTTCGCTAACGACGATGGAGAACGCGTTAGCGCGAAAGACCGCTGCAACCGAGCAGCTCCGGCTGGCTACCGAAGTCGCCCGCATTGCGCGGGTCAGACGCGACGCCGGAGAGGGAACTGTTCTGGAGATCATCGACGCGGAAACGACGCTGGTGAACGCGCGAAACGCGCTGATTAACGCCGAATTCGACTTTTATGCCGCGCACGCTGACCTTCAGCATGCGATTGGCGCTGACGATATCGACGCCGCGCTTCGGGCTTACGAAGCAAGTCTTACAAAGGGAGCAAAGAAGAAAAAGTGA
- a CDS encoding efflux RND transporter periplasmic adaptor subunit → MRKGSLFGLALAVALGASGCVDRQAQKDAAETGKILSDPSKSVVVSAPKVEDIEDVININGDVVTSDEGTISAVGSGKLAAVYITDGQSVSAGQVVAVLDSENLQASVSQARAGLASATSQLNQARASARLSPSRSTAAVRQAEAALKSAKAQLAKALKGARPEEQEQATNNLRAAKSNLETAKKNLDRVRTLVKEGALAEAQLDTAKNGYESALAQYENALAASSISKSAIRPEDIETAREAVRQAEQGVASAKATKSLDVTLTDQVRTAEAQVQSARAQLAVAEKNLREASIRAPFSGKIYGKPVQSGTVVAPGTPIAKIVGGQGIYFEGQIPSDKIGKVEIGTQVNIKTDAGEGTYSGKVASISPQGDSVGRLFNARVVFTNGSGQIRPGMFAKGSVIISRIPGAIVVPDSAVLTKDGKRYVVVAEGTKAKRVFVTVGLRVGDMVQVTGLPSTAQLITKGQEGLVDGSVIKVVK, encoded by the coding sequence GTGAGAAAGGGGAGTTTGTTTGGTTTGGCATTGGCGGTTGCCCTCGGAGCCTCGGGCTGCGTAGATCGTCAGGCGCAAAAGGACGCAGCAGAGACCGGAAAGATTCTTTCCGATCCATCCAAATCTGTTGTAGTTTCGGCACCTAAAGTTGAAGACATCGAGGACGTGATCAACATTAACGGTGACGTTGTAACGAGCGACGAAGGAACGATTTCTGCCGTCGGGAGCGGAAAGCTCGCTGCCGTTTATATCACCGACGGGCAGTCGGTTTCGGCAGGCCAAGTGGTAGCCGTCCTGGATAGTGAGAACCTACAAGCATCGGTATCCCAGGCACGAGCGGGACTCGCTTCGGCGACGTCCCAGCTGAACCAGGCGCGAGCGAGCGCACGACTCTCGCCGAGCCGTTCGACGGCGGCGGTTCGCCAAGCGGAAGCCGCCCTCAAGTCGGCAAAAGCTCAACTCGCCAAAGCCCTGAAAGGCGCGAGGCCCGAAGAGCAGGAGCAAGCGACCAACAACCTCCGTGCAGCTAAGAGCAACTTGGAGACCGCGAAGAAGAACCTTGATCGAGTGCGAACCTTGGTGAAAGAGGGTGCTCTCGCGGAGGCCCAGTTGGATACAGCGAAGAATGGGTACGAGTCGGCTCTTGCGCAGTACGAGAACGCGCTCGCCGCAAGTTCCATCAGTAAAAGCGCAATCCGGCCCGAGGACATCGAAACTGCGCGAGAGGCCGTCCGGCAAGCGGAACAGGGAGTTGCCTCAGCCAAGGCAACGAAGAGCCTCGACGTGACCCTAACCGACCAAGTCAGAACTGCCGAAGCCCAGGTGCAGTCGGCAAGAGCTCAGCTAGCCGTCGCCGAAAAGAACCTCAGAGAAGCCTCGATCCGGGCTCCGTTCAGCGGAAAGATCTACGGTAAGCCGGTTCAAAGTGGAACCGTGGTCGCTCCCGGAACCCCAATTGCGAAGATCGTTGGTGGGCAAGGAATCTACTTTGAAGGCCAAATCCCCTCGGACAAGATTGGTAAGGTCGAGATCGGAACTCAGGTCAACATTAAAACCGACGCGGGTGAAGGAACTTATAGTGGAAAGGTCGCTTCGATCAGCCCGCAAGGCGATTCGGTAGGACGATTGTTTAATGCTCGCGTTGTTTTCACCAACGGCAGCGGTCAGATTCGGCCAGGAATGTTTGCAAAGGGCTCAGTCATCATCAGCCGAATTCCTGGCGCAATAGTGGTTCCGGATTCTGCGGTCCTGACTAAAGATGGAAAGCGTTACGTGGTTGTTGCCGAAGGCACAAAGGCAAAGCGAGTCTTCGTGACGGTCGGCCTGAGGGTCGGCGACATGGTTCAAGTGACAGGCCTGCCGAGCACCGCCCAACTTATCACCAAAGGACAAGAAGGGCTCGTTGATGGCTCAGTCATCAAGGTTGTGAAGTAA
- a CDS encoding AbrB/MazE/SpoVT family DNA-binding domain-containing protein, giving the protein MKCGLNFDDAFYGSATVGDRGQIVIPAEARHELGISPGDKLLIMRHPIHKGLMMFQLDAVREFLDEFTAGIQRVETSMKQGEDE; this is encoded by the coding sequence ATGAAGTGTGGACTTAATTTCGATGACGCCTTTTATGGCTCTGCCACGGTCGGGGACCGGGGGCAGATTGTGATTCCAGCGGAGGCGCGGCATGAGCTGGGGATTAGCCCCGGAGATAAGTTGCTGATTATGCGGCACCCGATCCACAAGGGGCTCATGATGTTTCAGCTCGACGCTGTGCGCGAGTTCCTGGACGAGTTCACGGCAGGCATCCAGCGAGTTGAGACGAGTATGAAACAGGGGGAAGACGAATGA